The nucleotide sequence tgATCCGGGGGGGGCGGAAATGAGCCGTGTGCCCCTCGAGGGACATCCCCGAAGGATGCATGGTGGCGGGGTGAGAGCGAtccggggggggacgggggacacgagCCATGCGCCCCTCAAGGGACATCCCTGAAGgatgcaggggtggggggtggtgggagcgATCCAGGGGGGACACGAGCCGTGTGCCCCTCGAGGGACATCCCCGAAGGATGcatggtgggggggtgggaacgATCCGGGGGGGTTGGCCGCGACTCGTTGCACCCTCTGCCGCCTTCCTCCCCTGCAGAGAAGCCCTACATGGTGCTGCACCCCAAGGCGAAGGTGCGGGTGGCCGGGCAGGAGGTGACCTTCTGCTGCAAAGCCTCGGGCACCCCCGTGCCCAAAAAATACTACTGGTGAGCGGGGTCTGGGCAGCGGAAAGCCGGGATTGGGGATGGTGGGGAAAAGGCACCTCCGACCACCTCCCCGCTGAGCCCgaccccgtccccgtccccgtagGTACCACAACGGGACGATGCTGGAGAAGAAGGTGCACCGGTACGGCAGCCGCCTGACGCTGCGGGGGCTGGCGCCGGAGCAGGCTGGCACCTACCACTGCAAAGCCAGCACCGAGGCGGGCGCCATCAAATCGGCACCGGCCCAGCTCACCGTGCTGGGTGAGAAGGGGGTGGGCTTCCTTAGCGGCAGCAGCATCCCGGGATGGGGCGTGAAGTGGGGACAGCCACCCTAACCCCCCTTGTCAtcgtcccccccccactccccagcccagggccagcaGAGCTGCAAGCCGGAGCCTGAGCCCAGCCTGGTGGAGTTGCCCAGCGAGTGCCCGCAGGATGCCGCCGGCTCCCGGTACTACAACGTGGGGCGCTGCCCCCCGACCCCGTGCGCCGGCGGCCCCGGCGACCGGTCGGGTTGTGGGGCGGAGGCGGGACGCTGCTGCGGGGTGCGGAGGATGGAGATGCGGGAGATCCCCTGCgccggctccctcctgcccgtCAAGGTGGTGGCCGAGTGCGGCTGCGGaccctgcgcccagccccgcgtCCTGGTGCAGGGACGGGTGACGGCGGCCGACACCGGCGAGCCCCTGCGCTTCGGGCAGATCTTCCTGGGCGGGAGGAAGGTCGGCTTCACCGGCTACAAGGGCTCCTTCACCATCGAGGTGCCACCGGACACGCAGCGCTTGGTGGTTCGCTTCGTGGACCGGCAGCAGAGGTTCGTGGATGCCGTCAAGGTCCTGCCCTTCAACCGCCGCGGCGGTGCCGTCTACCAGGAGGTCAAGATGCTGCGGAAGAAGGAGCCGGTGGAGCTGGATGGCAACCAGAGCAACGCCATCCCGCTGGGGGAGGCGAGCGGCCGGGAGCCCGTCGGGGAGCTCGTCCTTCCCGCCGGCGCCTTCCTCCGTCCCTCCGGGGAGGTCTTCAAGGGCACGGTCAAAGCCAGTGTCACCTTCCTAGACCCCAGGGACATGGCGACGGCCGGCGCCGCCTCCAGCGACCTCAGCTTCGCCGACGCCGAGGGGGAGATCGTCCCCCTGCGGACCTACGGCATGTTTGCCGTGGATTTTCGGGAAGGGGAGAGTGGCGCGGCGCTGCAGACGGGGCCGGTGGAAGTGAGGATGGACGCGGGGCAGGTCTGGATGCCGGAGCACCTGCAGAAGATGAAGTTGTGGTCCTTGAACCCCGAGACTGGcttgtgggaggaggagggggtccTCCGGCcggctggggggagccgggggaagagggaggagaggaccTTCTTGGTGGGGAACCTGGAGATCCGGGAGCGGCGTCTCTTCAACCTGGACGTGCCGGAGGACCGTCGCTGCTTCGTCAAGGTCAGGGCTTACAGCAACGAGAAGTTCAACCCCTACGAGCAACTGGAAGGGGTGGTCATCAGCCTCATCAACCTGGAGCCCCAGCCCGGTTATCCCGCCAACCCCCGGGCGTGGGGTCGCTTCGACAGCGTGGTGACGGGTCCCAACGGCGCCTGCCTGCCCGCTTTCTGCGACAGCCAGCGCCCCGATGCCTACTCGGCCTACGTCACCGCCACGCTGGGcggggaggagctggaagccgtGGCCTCCAGCCCCAAGCTCAACCCCAACGCCGTTGGGGTGTCCCAACCCTACCTGGGCAAGCTGGGCTACCGCCGGTTGGACCACGATGACCCCAACTTGAAGAAGACGGCTTTCCAGATCAACGTGGCCAAGCCTGACCCCAACAACGTTGACGAGACCAACGGGCCCATCTACCCTTACCGCAGCCTCGAGGAGTGCGAGGAGGCGCCGGTCAGCGCCAACCACCTCCGCTTCTACCGCGTGGAGGTGGACAAGTACGAGTACAACGTGGTGCCCTTCAAGGAGAGCGACCTGACCTCCTGGACCGGCGACTACCTCTCATGGtggcccaaccctcaggagttcAGGGCTTGTTTCATCAAGGTGCAGATCGAGGGGCCGCAGGAGTACATGGTGAGGTCCCGTAACGTGGGGGGAAGCCACCCCCGCACCCGGGGGCAGCTCTACGGGCTGCGTGACACCCGTAGCGTGCGGGACATGCTGCTGGAGAACACCTCGGGCGCCTGCGTGGAGTTCAAGTGCAGCGGGATGCTCTTCGACCAGAGCCTGGTGGATCGCACCTTGGTCTCCATCATcccccagggcagctgccagcGCACGGCCATCAACAGCCTCCTCCGGGAGTACCTGAACCGTCACCCGCCTGTGGCGGAGAACAACCACACGGCCGCCTTCACCATGCTGGCACCGGTTGACCCGTTGGGTCACAACTATGGCATCTACACGGTGACGGACCAGAACCCGCGGTTGGCCAAGGAGATCGCCATCGGCCGCTGCTTCGATGGCACCTCCGACGGCTTCTCGCGGGAGATGAAGGCGGACACCGGCACGGCCGTCACCTTCACCTGCCAggagcggccggcggggcgggagagCTTCTTCCAGCGCCTGCTGACGGCCCCCGCCGAGGCGCTGGCCGAGATCCGGCGGGAGATGGGGGCCGGCGAGATGCGCCGGGCTCCCCCCGAGGTGATGGACTTTGCCTCCGGCGCCCAAGCCCCGGGCCCCACGGCCACCCGCCGGACCCCCAGCAGCCAGCGGAGGATGGGCCGGATCCGGGGGCAGCCGTGAGCACCACggccccccccggtgccccctccccggctcagctctgccctccctttccccctcgcTTTTACCCGCACTCATTTATAACGAccgaggggacacacacacacacacacacacacacacacacacacgggacACGTGGAGTGGgaccccccgccgtgcccccggGGGACAGCGGGCCAGGGGTCCGCCGGGACGTGGGGAGCGGGGGTGGCCTCGccagcccccccctcctcctccggtgctgcccctgccctcgcccccagccccacgcgggGCAGCTCTTGGTGCTCAGCCCCGGGGACCGCGGTGCCGGTggtgccggcagcggggccgcggCCCCACGgggattatttaaataaaaaagaattaaaagaggGGGTGGGAGCGAAtaggggaaggggctgggatgggaaggGGTCCCCTGCCTGGTGCTTCGCCCCGTGCCCGGCGGCAGGGCTCCCCTGTGCCCGTGCCGGCAGTGGCCAAGGATGCCGGGCGGTGGGAGCACCGgctgcatccctgccctgcaccccacaaGGAAACGTGGGGtgttttctttttgggggggggagggggggaaaccccgAGGATGTGGATCCTTCCACATGGATCCACATCCATGAATGTGGATCATTCCACAAAAGCCTTCCCTGTGCTCTCTGACCCGGCACGGCGCCGTGCCAGCTCTCCGGCCACGGTGCCAGCTCTccggccgggcgcgggggctCGGTGGCATCCCTGGGGGTGCCGTTCTCCGTCCCCGCAACCGTCACCCAGCGCGAAGCCCGGCCGGGCCCCATCCTGCTGCCGCTCGCCCGGCTGTTTTGCCCTCGGGGAGTGTTTTGCCCCAACTGCCTTTAgcccaggccaaaaaaaaaacagaaacaaaaacaaaaaccccaaaaacacgCCTCCCCAGAGTAGGGAAACCCCCCACATACACAccccccagctcctggggtgAGCGAGACATGGCAGGATGCGACCCCGCGGCAGCGGTGCCGGTGCGCACCGAGGGCGCGTGCGGATTTGTACATTATTTATTACGAAATATATGGTTGTGTGTACACCCGCCTGGCTGCTGGGCTTCTccgggggggtgtgagtgtgtgtgtgtgtgtgtgtgtgtcccaccaccccaaatcctgccccatcccctcccaccccgcaCGGTAGCACCGTCCCGGCGGCTCCTGTTTGCCTTGGTCCCGGTTCAGCCGGTTGGCCGCGCTGCGGGGGGAACCGCGCCAGCTCCCCGCCGACGGGGGACGTGGCAGCTGGGAGGGGGAATTCggagtggggtggtggtggtggtgatgggggggggggaaacccatccagccccatggccccccccctccccggcacgcAGGAGCTGGGCACCCACCGGGTGACCCCCAACCAGGATGAAAAGCAACGGCCCCGTCTGTCCGGCTGACGTCtgtccgtgtccccccaccccgggctcgTGGCGCTGGGTGGGTTTCGCAGGCGTgtgtgtgtttccccccccccgcctccccgcgccccctcccACCCGCAGCTCCCGGCGGATGCTGTAATGGAACAAGCTGCATTTACGGGGCCaaatcccccccccgccgccccctcaaACCACCTTTTCTTGCTCCCGGGACAACGTTTCCCTTTTTACAACACGATTTGGCCGCGGCGCGGCATTTTTTCACCCTTATACTGGATGCAGCCGCTCGCGAGATCAAAGGGGACACGGGGCAcccggggggacggcgggggcgggggtgtatgtgtgtgtgtgtgtgtgtatgtgggggggGCTGTTTGCCAAACCAGTGGCCAaatcccagcccctctccccatcccgcctGGATGGGGAACCCACACGGGGGCGGGCGACGCGGCGGAGCAGTGTGGGAGGGGGCACCTGCAACGCTGGGACCCCCACGATGGGGGTTCcactccccactcccccccccacctcaaagcccgggtgctgcccaccccggggTCCTGCGTGTCCctgggtgctgggagctgccccCCACCGGGACCCACGTCCCCCCCGCCACCGGGAGAAGGGGGGAGGCCGGTGGATGCTCCCCCGTGGGCACCGCTGGCGGCAGCGGGAATggggggaccggggaggggggccggggggagcgccAGCGGGCAGGATTGTTTTCCACCATCTGGCTGGCTTGGCCGCAGGCAGCGGCGCAGGCAGGGCAGATGGAAGCAGCTCCTGCCGCTCTGCGGCTATTTATGGCGTCGGGGAAATAAAACGGGgcgaaaaaaaaggacaaaaagcagTCAGGCAAagccggggtcggggggggtgggggggcagataCCCCCGTTTGCAGCCCCTTGTGCTCACCGCTGTGCCCCGCTCCGTCTCGACGGATCCCATCCCCGTACCGGCTGGGATCTCCAGCGTCGTGCCATGGGGGGTTCCGGGGGGCAGATGGGGACCGGGGAGAGCCAAGGGGGTGGCCAGGGGCTCCCCCCGATCCCAGGGACATGGAGAAGGAGCCGGGGGCACCCACACTGAGGGATGTTCCGGCTTTGCGGGAGGTCCGTGGTGGGtgtccagcccagccccacattCCCAAGGGCTGGAAACCCGCCCGGGGTGAGGGGCTGGGTtgcagggagggggggcgggttgggggtggggagctgcagccgaaatcctcctgctgctcccccccccaGGTGTGGGACCATCTGTGCAGGAGCTGAACCCACAGACCCCGTCCCGAGGGTCCCGCACTCTCCAACCGCGGGGACAAGGAGCCCCTTGGTCCCCATCCTGGCCCCGAATTCCCCCCGGCGCTGGCTGGGGCCGGCTGGACCCGCACCCCTCCCGGTGTGCCGCAGAGCATCATCGGGTACCAAAAtaacccccccggcccctcccggcttccaggagatgctgagcctCGCGGTCCGGACCCTGCTGAGTGTCCGAGGCCGCCAGCTGCGACGCTTTTCTCTCTAATTCTTGTAATCGTCAGCAGAAACCACCGGCACGGCGCTCCACAGGGGGCTGGGGCCCGGGGGGGGAGCCCCGTGGGGACCCCGCATCGGACCCACAGGCTGCGGGATGGAGAGCCCCAAGGGGTTTTCTACAACGCAATAGCTCTGGGGGCAAAACTACCCTTTTTTTCGGCCTTTTTAGCCCCTTGGCATGGGCGATGCCCCATGATGGGCAGGTGGGAGCGAGGatccccttgcccccccccctcccccgccatgGCTTTGGGTGAGCGATGGGGTGCGGTGGGTCCTGGCCGTGGGTTTCGGGGTGGCAACGCCGCCCCGCTCTCCGCTCGCACCCATCCGGCCTCCGACGATGCCCGGGGAGGCAGAAAGAGGGATGGAAATATCCCGGGATGGCTCCCGGCGGGATGCAGCTTCCCGCGGTGATGAGAAAGGCAGGTgggggcggccgggctgggaCGGGCTCAGCTGCTTCTTGTtaccccccggcccccggccaaAAGGGAATAGCAAagcggggaagggaaaaaggagcCCGGGAGCCGGCAGCTCCCGTCCCATCCCGCCAGCAATTAGGGATGGCCGCAGCCCAACGTAAATGAGCGGGGACGGTGTGCCGGCACATCGGCACGTCCTTCGGTGCTGCCGGGGCCCCTGCCGTGGGGCTGAAGCTGCTGTTCGCACCGTtccgcccccctcctccccatcagCATCCCTGTATCGGGGCgcatccccccaaaacccccaccgGGCcgatggggagggggaaaccagggcaggggggtgcctCCGCGCTGAGCTCCACGAGCACGTCCCGGTGCTGGCCGGGAACAAAAGCTGCTCCGAGCAGCAGCCGGGAGCTGGAAAAGGCCTTGGGAAGCTGCTcgctttctttcttttcttttttttttttttttttttttaaataatggaaaatataatGACAGTgcctaatttaaaataataaaagaaaccagCCCAAAAAGCCAATCCAAAATAGGAGAGAAACCCACGTTTCAGGCTGAAAGGGAACAGGGAAGggatgaaagggaaaagcagaggcgCTGCGCCCGCCCGCGACCCTCCTCTCAGTgccccccgaggggctggggggggtgtcacactgccccaccacctccctggggccAAGCCGTGGGgtgagggctgagcagggcacggaGCATCGCCGCCGCAGCAGGAGCTGCCCCTGCGtgctggccccggccccccgccagCCCAGAAACCTTCCCCCCCCAAGCCCAGAAACCTTCCCCCTCCTCGCTGGCGTCGCTCCTTCACACCACACCCAGCGCGGCTGCTGCAGGGGCCGCATCCTGCCCAGGGCTCCGGCCCCAGGAGGGTGCGGAGGTGTCTCCTCCATGTCCTGCCCTGAACTGGAGCATCCCCGGGGACCCCAAACCCGAGCATCCTCAGGCAcccgcagcatccccagggatccCACACCTGAAcatccctggggaccccaaaCCTGAGCATCCTCAAGCAgcctgagcatccctggggaccccaaaCTGGACCATCCCTGGGGACTCCAAACCTCAAcatccctggggaccccaaaCCGGAGCATCCTCAAGCAGCCTGAGCATCCCCAGGGATCCCACACCCAAGcatccctggggaccccaaactggaccatccctggggaccccaaatcagagcatccctggggatgcCAACCTAGAACATCCCCAGGGACCCCAAACTGGAGCATCCTCAGGCAGCCGGAGCATCCTCAGgcagccagagcatcccctgggaTTCCACACCCGAGCATCCCTCGGGACCCCAACCTGGACCATCCCTGGGGACCTCAAAatggagcatccctgggcatccAGAGCATCCCCGGGTATCCAGAGCATCTCGGGGCGCCTGGCcccagggggacaggggaggtgcCAGGTCCCCGTCTCTGCCGCGATGGCGAGGCCGGGTCGGATCCAGCTGCCGAATTCCAGGCCGTCTGGCCAAGAGAAGCCGCTCTGCTCCCGGCGCTCCCTCCGGACAACCTGCCCGAGGAGGAAAACAAACGGTGCTCGAACACGGACAAGCCAGAGGCGAGAgattcccctcccacccctcccaaaGCTGGGGGCACCGGGGGCTATTGCTGTGTGTCCCTGGGGAAAGAGGCCATTGGAAGCTGGGATTTGGGGGAAAACGgtaggaaaagggagaggggctgcccgGAACACTAACACTTGCTTTCCGAAGCGAGCCCGAGCCGGGATGCCACGGGGATGGCTGAGCTTCACCGTGCTGGGACGGCTTCGGGGCAGCCCTCGACGATGCACATTCCTCTCCCAGTTGCTTTTTagatatatactttttttttctttttttttcttttttttttttaagagttgcaTCTCAATAACTTGCTGTTCAAAGTGAGCTGGTTCTGGAAAAAACATCCATTCCCGTTTTTCAAGCTATTTTTGAAACCTTTGGCAACCTTTGAAACCTCCGCAGGCTCCAgaccataaataataataacaacatatTTAAAGCCTTTACGCTGACAGCTCACCGAAGCTGCCAGGGCCTTTGAATTCTCCAGATGCTGAAAATCTGACTCAAAAACTTGAAGTTTggtaaatattttgtgtttttgaTTTCGCAGCCATCGCTTTTTATATCACATGAAGCAGCGGAATAAAAATACCAAGTGGAACAGCTattgctggagctggggggaggaaaggtGAGGCGGTGGCCGCCGTCTCCGGGGGGGCCGGGATGCggccggagcatccctggggtcgGGTGGctggtgccgggggtgggggggggtgtctcggcTCCCCGGCACTGTGGCGGTGGCAGGGACGGTGACACCAGCACCCAGCTGGGTGTGGAAACACCGTGACTGCAGGAtccgcccccccagcacccccccagctcccacctggCCTGGGCTGCTCCGGGCAGGACTCGGGTTGGTCCGGTGACCAGCTCGGTGTGCAGCGCGGTGAcatccccagctgcagggtgacACCCCTGTCCCGCATCCCATATTCCATATCCCACATTCCATAtcccgcatcctgcatcccatATTCTGTATCCCACATCCCATATTCCGTATCCCATATCCCACATTCTGCATTCCATATTCCATATCCCACATCTCATATTCCATACCCCATATCCCGCATCCAGCATCCCATATCCCATATTCCATGTTCCCATATCCTGCATCCCATACCCCATATTCCATATCCCACATTCTGCATCCCATATTCCATATCCCATACCTGGTACCCCATATCTCATATCCCACATCCCATATCCCGCATCCAGCATCCCATATCCTATATTCCCATACCCTGCATCCCATATCCCATATCTGATATCCCATATCTCATATCCTACATCCCACATCCCATATCCTATATTCTGCATCCCATATCCTGCATCCCGCACCCCACGTCCTGCATCCTGTATCCCATATCCCACATCCCATATCCCATATTCCATATCCCAtaccctgcatcccacatcctgcaCCCAGCATCCCATATCCCATATTCCGCATCCCATATCCTATATTCTGCATCCCATATCCCATATCCTGCATCCCATATCCTGCATCCCGTGTCCCATATTCCATGTCCCATATCTCATATCCCACAACCCACATCCCATATCCTATATTCTGCATCCCATATCCCGTatcccgcatcccgcaccccgcACCCTTCATCCTATACCTCACATCCCACATCCCACATCCCACAGCCGCATTCTGCATCCCATCCCATATATCCCATATCCAAATGTCGCATCCCGCGATCCCATACCCCATATCCCGTgcccccccatctcctcccagccccccacagcGGCAGGGAGGGCTCCCGGGAAGGCGCCTCTCCCTGTTCCCCCCCCTCCAaggtggggggggatttgggattTCGTGGCCGCGATGGACCAGTTGGTGCTGCCTTTCCTTGGGGAATGTTATCCTGCCGAAAAAcaccagcaggaaaagcattataaaaaaaaaaaaagaacccaagaTTTTTAGTgcaattcctggaaaaaaaaaaaaaaaaaaagagtttcaaaaaaaaaaaagacagaatttcaaaaataaaaagagagttTCAAATTTCTCCCCAGGAGCGGCGGAGACGGGCGCTGgctcggccccgctcccggcctcCCGAAAAACCGCCCTCCCGAAAAACCGGCCCCTGCGACGGCCGGACCACGACGCTGCTCCG is from Chroicocephalus ridibundus chromosome 22, bChrRid1.1, whole genome shotgun sequence and encodes:
- the CILP2 gene encoding cartilage intermediate layer protein 2 translates to MGELALALLALAALHGAGATEPLENDSEPGKSGAAGKPWKAAPSLAELDLDTAGRGAEWTSWFNIDHPGGDGDYESLEAIRFYYRGRVCERPVAIQARTTEWELPEEVGEVVHVSPKKGFRCVNKEQPQGKTCSNYHIRFLCPLEHIYWSHWSSWSPCSRSACGSSGTQTRTRRCVSARLAAALKELKCKGKAVERRPCSAGPCPEPAWMEWGAWGPCSRSCGSAGTRVRRRSCKKAKKVPCAGRPVEVQKCPPSPCPACPGHTLQGTVVTATGAALPDARIYLEGRPPVLVARSDARGRFAAGGLCQGTAANVSAHREGFAPGLAPIVSNGSGVAVAHVTLQRLEKPYMVLHPKAKVRVAGQEVTFCCKASGTPVPKKYYWYHNGTMLEKKVHRYGSRLTLRGLAPEQAGTYHCKASTEAGAIKSAPAQLTVLAQGQQSCKPEPEPSLVELPSECPQDAAGSRYYNVGRCPPTPCAGGPGDRSGCGAEAGRCCGVRRMEMREIPCAGSLLPVKVVAECGCGPCAQPRVLVQGRVTAADTGEPLRFGQIFLGGRKVGFTGYKGSFTIEVPPDTQRLVVRFVDRQQRFVDAVKVLPFNRRGGAVYQEVKMLRKKEPVELDGNQSNAIPLGEASGREPVGELVLPAGAFLRPSGEVFKGTVKASVTFLDPRDMATAGAASSDLSFADAEGEIVPLRTYGMFAVDFREGESGAALQTGPVEVRMDAGQVWMPEHLQKMKLWSLNPETGLWEEEGVLRPAGGSRGKREERTFLVGNLEIRERRLFNLDVPEDRRCFVKVRAYSNEKFNPYEQLEGVVISLINLEPQPGYPANPRAWGRFDSVVTGPNGACLPAFCDSQRPDAYSAYVTATLGGEELEAVASSPKLNPNAVGVSQPYLGKLGYRRLDHDDPNLKKTAFQINVAKPDPNNVDETNGPIYPYRSLEECEEAPVSANHLRFYRVEVDKYEYNVVPFKESDLTSWTGDYLSWWPNPQEFRACFIKVQIEGPQEYMVRSRNVGGSHPRTRGQLYGLRDTRSVRDMLLENTSGACVEFKCSGMLFDQSLVDRTLVSIIPQGSCQRTAINSLLREYLNRHPPVAENNHTAAFTMLAPVDPLGHNYGIYTVTDQNPRLAKEIAIGRCFDGTSDGFSREMKADTGTAVTFTCQERPAGRESFFQRLLTAPAEALAEIRREMGAGEMRRAPPEVMDFASGAQAPGPTATRRTPSSQRRMGRIRGQP